The following proteins are encoded in a genomic region of Methylococcales bacterium:
- a CDS encoding pilus assembly protein PilM, which translates to MNWFKRKEVVVLGIDISSAAVKLLELSKTGSRYRVESYAVIPLAQDVVVDKNIANIDAVANAIKMAVKQSRTKEKNACVAVSGSSVMSKVIQMGADLKNDEMEEQIFIEADQYIPYALDEVNLDFEVQGKNETNPAMVDVLLAASRRENVEDRVEALIQAGLKPKIVDVEAFSMENAFLLLAEQLPKGIETQTVAIVDIGATMTTLNVLYECRTIYVREQGFGGKQLTEEIQRRYGLSYEEAGLAKRQGGLPDNYTTDVLEPFKLAMVQQISRALQFFASSSANREVDSLILAGGCASIQGLEELIKENIGMDSYVANPFINMALSNRVKPQSLSNDAPAMMIASGLALRSFD; encoded by the coding sequence ATGAATTGGTTTAAACGAAAAGAGGTCGTTGTTCTAGGAATAGATATTAGTAGTGCAGCGGTTAAATTATTAGAATTAAGTAAGACAGGATCACGTTATCGGGTAGAGAGTTATGCGGTGATCCCTTTAGCACAAGATGTTGTTGTTGATAAAAATATAGCGAATATTGATGCGGTTGCTAATGCGATTAAAATGGCGGTTAAGCAGTCCAGAACCAAAGAAAAAAATGCGTGTGTCGCTGTTTCTGGCTCATCCGTTATGAGTAAAGTGATTCAAATGGGAGCGGATTTAAAAAATGATGAAATGGAAGAACAAATTTTTATTGAAGCCGATCAATACATTCCTTATGCACTGGATGAGGTAAATTTAGATTTTGAAGTTCAGGGTAAAAATGAAACAAATCCAGCGATGGTTGATGTCTTATTAGCGGCTTCACGACGGGAAAATGTTGAAGATCGTGTTGAAGCACTCATACAAGCAGGGCTCAAACCTAAAATTGTGGATGTTGAAGCTTTTTCGATGGAAAATGCCTTTTTATTATTGGCTGAACAATTGCCAAAAGGAATTGAAACACAAACCGTTGCTATTGTGGATATTGGGGCAACGATGACGACCTTAAATGTTTTATATGAGTGTCGAACTATTTATGTTCGAGAGCAAGGGTTTGGAGGGAAGCAATTGACAGAAGAAATTCAACGACGCTATGGTCTTTCTTATGAAGAAGCAGGGCTCGCCAAACGTCAAGGCGGGTTGCCTGATAATTATACAACCGATGTGTTGGAGCCTTTTAAATTAGCAATGGTTCAACAAATATCAAGAGCTTTACAGTTTTTTGCCTCATCCAGTGCTAATCGAGAAGTAGATAGTCTTATTCTTGCAGGCGGGTGTGCGTCTATACAAGGGCTTGAAGAACTGATTAAAGAAAATATTGGAATGGATTCGTATGTCGCAAACCCTTTTATTAATATGGCCTTATCCAATCGGGTGAAACCGCAAAGTCTAAGCAATGATGCCCCTGCAATGATGATTGCAAGTGGGTTAGCCTTAAGGAGTTTTGATTAA
- a CDS encoding PilN domain-containing protein has translation MVKINLLPWREELRKEKQQVFLTVLVAAIFLTCLLFGGVYWYIEDQKTYQTIRNTYLEDKIKEVEKKIKKIDKIKAERTKLRDKILVIEGLQASRSEIVHVFDDLRRITPKGIYLTDFIQLGEKLTFKGRTTAHSEVSALMDAIEASKWIGLEGTGLKNIDGRNRSEKETDSQFIILAKQLKKKPKEDADDLEMGGGVE, from the coding sequence ATGGTTAAAATTAATTTACTGCCTTGGCGTGAAGAATTACGAAAAGAAAAGCAACAAGTTTTTTTAACGGTACTGGTCGCGGCCATTTTTTTGACATGTCTTTTATTTGGAGGGGTTTATTGGTATATAGAAGATCAAAAAACCTATCAAACCATTAGAAATACATATTTAGAGGACAAAATTAAGGAAGTTGAGAAAAAAATTAAAAAAATAGATAAGATTAAAGCTGAAAGAACGAAATTAAGAGATAAAATTTTGGTTATTGAGGGGTTACAAGCGAGTCGATCTGAAATTGTACATGTATTTGATGACTTACGGCGAATAACACCTAAAGGTATTTATTTAACGGATTTTATCCAGCTCGGTGAAAAATTAACCTTTAAAGGACGAACAACGGCTCATTCGGAAGTTTCTGCGTTAATGGATGCGATTGAGGCTTCAAAATGGATTGGCTTAGAGGGGACGGGGCTTAAAAATATAGATGGGCGTAATCGCTCTGAAAAAGAAACGGATAGCCAGTTTATTATTTTAGCAAAACAGCTTAAGAAAAAACCAAAAGAAGACGCAGATGATTTAGAGATGGGAGGCGGGGTAGAATAA
- the pilQ gene encoding type IV pilus secretin PilQ, translated as MMNIMQKTSVLKIWIGHLIMPFMMGLFLILLAVNTALASEILITQLNFSTLAGDKVQLQLELTAEPVAPKVFHTDNPARIALDFVGVKSGLKQKNFPINSGAASDAYVIEVAGRTRVIINLVESVPYETKVEGNKVLIILNKTAVVTKKDRPNVKRNENEIETVVKEEPVIETQKVSMVSRLLPKQVIRDIDFKRGVGGEGLLLVELANPNTIVDTRERGGKVVLKFLNTKLPKALRKRFDVSDFATPVQKIEAVSKGTNTIITITPTNGNYQYSSFQEEGMLTVDFRPMSEAEKKIEQEKKFPYSGDKLSLNFQDIEVNSVLQILADFTELNIVASDTVAGNVTLRLNDVPWDQALDLILKANGLSKRQAGNVILVAPTSHIIKLEEDELAAKKVVEQLEPLRTEYIQINYAKADDIKVLLLGGTDTTVDKLTTRGRLLSKRGVANVDIRTNVLIVKDTANKMEAIRALIKKLDIPVRQVMIEARIVTADKNFAQDLGMRFGVGKAAALGSSTGFAIGPAPTVGGLVTRSITGQRTGGGVVVPSVDNANVSNYLVDLASAGANAFPPAALGMTLARAADYVLNLEISALEGDDRGELISNPRVLTSDRVEAVIRQGVQIPFTTVSANGTQTRLIPAVLELKVNPQITPNGSIIMELAIKNDKADTITGGISKEEVKTTVQVNDGETVVLGGIYTMNTKKTVTKVPFFGDLPVIGILFRNTKDLDGKKELLVFVTPKIVKNSLLLD; from the coding sequence ATGATGAATATTATGCAAAAGACTTCAGTATTAAAAATTTGGATAGGTCATCTTATTATGCCCTTTATGATGGGTTTATTTTTAATTTTATTGGCGGTAAATACAGCGTTAGCTAGTGAAATTTTGATTACTCAACTTAATTTTTCTACACTTGCTGGAGATAAGGTTCAATTGCAATTAGAGTTAACAGCAGAACCTGTTGCGCCTAAAGTATTCCATACCGATAACCCTGCACGAATTGCTCTAGATTTTGTGGGTGTTAAAAGTGGTTTGAAACAAAAAAACTTTCCGATTAACTCGGGTGCGGCGAGTGATGCTTATGTTATTGAAGTGGCTGGACGTACGCGCGTTATTATTAATCTTGTTGAGTCTGTTCCTTATGAAACTAAGGTGGAGGGAAATAAGGTCTTAATTATTTTAAATAAAACAGCGGTTGTGACCAAAAAAGATCGACCTAACGTTAAACGTAATGAAAATGAAATAGAGACGGTTGTAAAAGAGGAGCCTGTGATTGAAACACAGAAAGTTTCTATGGTTTCACGTTTGCTGCCTAAGCAAGTCATTAGAGATATTGATTTTAAACGGGGCGTGGGTGGTGAAGGTTTATTATTAGTTGAACTAGCGAATCCCAATACCATCGTTGATACGCGAGAGCGTGGCGGGAAAGTTGTTTTAAAATTTTTAAATACAAAATTACCTAAAGCTTTGAGAAAACGGTTTGATGTTTCAGATTTTGCGACCCCTGTACAAAAAATTGAAGCGGTGAGTAAAGGAACTAATACCATCATTACCATTACCCCGACTAATGGTAATTATCAATATTCCTCATTTCAGGAAGAGGGGATGTTGACGGTTGATTTTAGGCCGATGAGTGAAGCTGAGAAAAAAATTGAACAAGAAAAAAAGTTTCCTTATTCAGGGGATAAATTATCATTAAACTTTCAAGATATTGAAGTTAATTCGGTCTTACAGATTTTAGCGGATTTTACAGAGCTTAATATTGTGGCCTCCGACACGGTGGCGGGTAATGTCACCTTACGGTTAAATGATGTTCCTTGGGATCAAGCATTGGATTTAATTTTAAAAGCCAATGGGTTATCAAAGCGTCAAGCGGGTAATGTGATTTTAGTTGCACCGACTTCACACATTATTAAGCTTGAAGAAGATGAGCTGGCAGCAAAAAAGGTGGTTGAGCAATTAGAGCCATTACGAACAGAATACATTCAAATTAATTATGCAAAAGCGGATGATATAAAAGTTCTATTGTTAGGTGGGACAGATACAACGGTGGATAAATTGACAACAAGAGGGCGTTTACTTTCAAAGCGAGGCGTTGCGAATGTTGACATTAGAACGAATGTCTTAATTGTTAAAGATACCGCGAATAAAATGGAAGCAATTCGGGCCTTGATTAAAAAACTTGATATTCCTGTTAGGCAAGTGATGATCGAAGCACGGATTGTTACCGCCGATAAAAATTTTGCACAAGATCTTGGGATGCGTTTTGGGGTTGGAAAGGCCGCTGCATTAGGATCAAGCACCGGGTTTGCTATAGGGCCTGCACCGACAGTGGGTGGTTTAGTGACACGAAGCATTACAGGGCAGCGTACAGGGGGCGGTGTCGTCGTTCCTTCGGTAGATAATGCTAATGTCAGTAATTATTTAGTTGATTTAGCCTCGGCAGGGGCTAATGCTTTTCCGCCCGCCGCATTAGGAATGACTTTGGCTAGAGCCGCCGATTATGTGCTTAATTTAGAAATATCCGCATTAGAAGGTGATGATCGCGGGGAATTAATTTCTAACCCGCGTGTTTTAACCTCAGATCGGGTTGAGGCGGTTATTAGGCAAGGGGTGCAAATTCCTTTTACAACCGTCAGTGCGAATGGGACGCAAACCAGGTTAATCCCTGCGGTTTTGGAATTAAAAGTAAATCCTCAAATTACCCCAAATGGCAGTATTATTATGGAATTAGCTATAAAGAATGATAAGGCAGATACCATTACAGGTGGAATTAGCAAAGAAGAAGTTAAGACAACGGTACAAGTAAATGATGGGGAAACCGTGGTTTTAGGCGGGATTTATACGATGAATACTAAAAAAACGGTGACTAAAGTGCCTTTTTTTGGAGACCTTCCTGTGATTGGAATTCTATTTAGAAATACCAAAGATTTGGATGGTAAAAAAGAATTACTGGTTTTTGTAACGCCTAAAATTGTTAAGAATTCTTTGCTATTAGATTAA
- the pilO gene encoding type 4a pilus biogenesis protein PilO: protein MNLSEVNWDFNEAGSWPLEVKVGMILLICSLIAGGGVYQFTMDQLSQWTVLEQKEQELRGQFEEKQKKAANLSAYQEQFKQIEALLEEMVKQMPSEAEVAALLRKISKKAQESGLKINFFGAEPSVRKEFYHELPNKIEVSGHYEEIGLFVSSLSTLSRIVTVHDVIISRLEVKEVKDKKKEDEGVLLEMKAVVQTYNEASEEDADDMSK from the coding sequence ATGAATTTATCGGAAGTTAATTGGGATTTTAATGAAGCGGGATCGTGGCCTTTAGAAGTTAAAGTGGGGATGATTTTATTAATTTGTTCGTTGATTGCAGGCGGAGGCGTTTATCAGTTTACGATGGATCAGTTAAGCCAATGGACTGTTTTGGAGCAAAAAGAGCAAGAACTTCGTGGGCAGTTTGAGGAAAAACAAAAAAAAGCGGCGAATTTATCCGCTTATCAAGAGCAATTTAAACAAATTGAAGCGTTACTTGAAGAAATGGTTAAGCAAATGCCAAGTGAGGCAGAAGTTGCGGCCTTGTTGCGAAAAATTTCTAAAAAAGCACAAGAAAGTGGTTTGAAGATTAATTTTTTTGGTGCAGAACCCTCTGTACGAAAGGAATTTTACCATGAGTTACCCAATAAAATAGAAGTCTCAGGTCATTATGAGGAAATCGGTTTGTTTGTAAGTAGCTTGTCGACCTTGTCACGAATTGTAACCGTCCATGATGTCATTATTTCTCGATTGGAAGTCAAAGAAGTTAAGGATAAAAAAAAGGAAGATGAAGGCGTTTTATTGGAAATGAAAGCGGTTGTACAAACGTATAACGAGGCCTCAGAAGAAGATGCGGATGATATGAGTAAATGA
- a CDS encoding pilus assembly protein PilP has protein sequence MKLSPLSMIKPIRFGCFCVFFMLSACSDNDVSDLDTFIEEVEARPSEGIEPLEAIAENDFFYFELDDSRDPFLIIKDKEEEVEDVNLSKPVSNGIKPDFTRIKEDLESFPLDALNMVGTVKKGMLWGLIRSEEGVQRVKIGNYIGQNHGKIINISATEIKLEEIIKDEESETDAWIKKEAILPLNMGTDE, from the coding sequence ATGAAACTTTCCCCATTATCAATGATAAAACCAATTAGATTCGGGTGTTTTTGTGTTTTTTTTATGCTATCGGCTTGTAGTGATAATGATGTATCAGATTTAGATACTTTTATTGAGGAAGTTGAGGCGCGACCGAGCGAAGGCATCGAGCCGTTGGAAGCGATTGCAGAAAATGATTTTTTTTATTTTGAACTGGATGATTCACGAGATCCTTTTTTAATAATAAAGGATAAAGAAGAGGAGGTGGAGGATGTTAATCTATCTAAACCTGTTTCTAATGGTATAAAGCCTGATTTTACACGGATAAAAGAGGATTTAGAAAGCTTTCCATTAGATGCGTTGAATATGGTTGGAACGGTTAAAAAAGGGATGTTATGGGGGTTAATTAGATCTGAGGAAGGCGTGCAACGGGTAAAAATAGGGAATTATATAGGACAAAATCATGGCAAGATTATTAATATTTCAGCAACCGAAATTAAGTTGGAAGAAATTATTAAGGATGAAGAAAGTGAAACGGATGCCTGGATTAAAAAAGAAGCGATATTACCCTTAAATATGGGTACAGATGAATAA